One genomic segment of Acinetobacter oleivorans DR1 includes these proteins:
- the tolR gene encoding protein TolR, whose product MAIQRSGRFERIKKPLKSDMNVVPYIDVMLVLLVIFMVTAPMITSGIKVDLPQANNHPIESKDMPAMVTIGKDGNIYLQYEDYKDSEPLSREKLEEVLSDAQKQAEQENKQLTVLVNGDKSRPYGEVVSLMASLQEAGLTQVGLLTEPLK is encoded by the coding sequence AGCGTATAAAAAAACCACTAAAAAGTGATATGAACGTCGTACCCTATATTGACGTTATGCTTGTACTTTTGGTTATTTTCATGGTGACTGCTCCCATGATTACTAGTGGTATTAAAGTCGATTTACCTCAAGCAAATAACCATCCAATCGAATCAAAAGATATGCCAGCCATGGTCACCATTGGTAAAGATGGCAATATTTATCTTCAGTATGAAGATTACAAAGATAGTGAACCATTGTCTCGTGAAAAACTTGAAGAAGTTTTAAGCGATGCTCAAAAGCAAGCTGAACAAGAAAATAAACAACTCACAGTTTTAGTCAATGGTGATAAGTCTCGTCCTTACGGAGAAGTCGTATCATTGATGGCAAGTTTACAAGAAGCAGGTTTAACTCAAGTTGGCCTTCTGACAGAGCCTTTAAAATAA